The following are encoded together in the Chromatiaceae bacterium genome:
- a CDS encoding glycosyl hydrolase family 57 — protein MGTFTRFTKIDCPEAIPCGPDGEHEAFEVGFTADGEIPFPQVILHAPGRVLLLKGEAIQSRRTAAGTWHYATRVPAGKLTGEGVGIQIEGCRQADLGLARGDDWIKAFRDLRLIRPPRPQVAIRAHGAGGAEVKLYFGIHKHMHQPYYNTTDRNYWDGEKDQIFGSRGGNYTDFIPAAVRQYVAGGLPHAGLSTSWSGSLIEQLDRCGDEGLCGGRFAGWNSALRQLAGATTSLGNPRIAFSAFGFFHPLMPLIPHQDIVRQIHWHRDLIQRAFGVAASRVLFPPETAFHARIIPALVEAGVTAVVYDSIHRFRACRDYPYAGIGEGMLPPNAAEQVNPPVDDWLQMRNIWAGSKISPRLLRPEYVGYEDPDGKLHQIIAVPAERYIGNEDARGGFGALQYADVLGQVHDRVVETGGYDPAHPPFFLLHSDGDNHGGGADSYYHHNTARLVEWLRQDSRFELTTVEDYLQRFPPDPIQVRHIEPGSWAGADNGDPQFMKWFSRYDQPYSPDLNSWAVLTAFQNAVHTLEYSEPGHPELAEAIRLLLTAETSCYWYWTGQHVWDQQVTNAANLGLGLLKPALDALVAAGHDHGGPTIFPPWVTPENPGGQRWGQGCLLDAPRQGVAHTFVADVSGLKRVELVLRTPAGESRLAMRNQGPYPSQTGARVTADYFTADLPVGAGDMRYFIEAEDQLGNLSRGALERIWLA, from the coding sequence ATGGGCACCTTTACGCGTTTCACGAAGATCGACTGCCCCGAGGCCATCCCCTGCGGGCCCGATGGCGAGCACGAGGCCTTCGAGGTCGGCTTCACCGCGGACGGCGAGATCCCCTTTCCCCAGGTGATACTGCATGCGCCGGGCCGGGTACTCTTACTCAAGGGCGAGGCGATCCAGTCCCGTCGCACCGCTGCCGGGACCTGGCATTACGCCACCCGGGTGCCGGCGGGCAAGCTCACGGGGGAAGGGGTCGGCATCCAGATCGAGGGCTGTCGCCAGGCCGACCTGGGCCTGGCCCGGGGCGATGACTGGATCAAGGCCTTTCGGGACCTGCGCCTGATCCGCCCGCCCCGCCCCCAGGTGGCCATCCGTGCCCATGGGGCCGGCGGTGCCGAGGTCAAACTCTACTTCGGCATCCATAAGCACATGCACCAACCCTATTACAACACCACCGACCGCAACTATTGGGATGGTGAAAAGGACCAGATTTTCGGCTCGCGGGGCGGCAACTATACCGATTTCATACCGGCCGCCGTGCGGCAATATGTCGCCGGCGGCCTCCCCCATGCGGGGCTGTCCACGAGTTGGAGCGGCTCCCTGATCGAGCAACTGGATCGCTGCGGGGACGAGGGGCTCTGCGGCGGCCGCTTCGCCGGCTGGAATAGCGCCCTGCGCCAACTAGCCGGGGCCACCACCTCCCTCGGCAACCCGCGCATCGCCTTTTCCGCCTTCGGCTTCTTCCACCCCCTGATGCCCCTGATCCCGCACCAGGACATCGTCCGCCAGATTCACTGGCACCGGGACCTGATCCAGCGGGCCTTTGGCGTCGCGGCGTCACGGGTGCTGTTTCCGCCGGAGACCGCCTTCCATGCGCGCATCATCCCGGCCCTGGTCGAGGCGGGGGTGACGGCGGTGGTCTATGACTCCATCCACCGCTTCCGTGCCTGTCGCGATTACCCCTATGCCGGCATCGGCGAGGGCATGTTGCCGCCCAATGCCGCCGAACAGGTCAATCCGCCGGTGGACGACTGGCTGCAGATGCGCAACATCTGGGCGGGATCGAAAATCTCACCGCGCCTGCTAAGGCCTGAATACGTGGGCTACGAGGACCCGGACGGCAAGCTCCACCAGATCATCGCCGTCCCCGCCGAGCGCTATATCGGCAACGAGGACGCCCGCGGCGGTTTTGGCGCCCTGCAATACGCGGACGTGCTCGGCCAGGTCCATGACCGCGTCGTCGAGACCGGCGGCTACGATCCCGCCCATCCGCCCTTCTTCCTGCTGCACTCGGACGGCGACAATCACGGCGGCGGTGCCGACAGCTATTACCATCACAACACGGCTCGCCTGGTCGAATGGCTGCGCCAGGACAGCCGCTTCGAACTGACCACGGTGGAAGACTATCTGCAACGCTTCCCACCGGACCCGATCCAGGTGCGCCACATCGAGCCAGGCTCCTGGGCCGGCGCCGATAACGGCGATCCGCAATTCATGAAGTGGTTCAGTCGTTACGACCAGCCCTACTCGCCGGACCTGAACTCATGGGCCGTGCTCACCGCCTTCCAGAATGCCGTCCATACCCTGGAATACAGCGAGCCCGGTCATCCGGAACTGGCGGAGGCCATCCGCCTGCTCTTGACCGCCGAGACCAGTTGCTACTGGTACTGGACCGGCCAGCACGTCTGGGACCAACAGGTGACCAACGCCGCCAACCTGGGACTGGGCCTGCTCAAGCCGGCGCTCGACGCCCTGGTGGCGGCCGGCCACGACCACGGCGGACCTACCATCTTCCCGCCCTGGGTGACGCCGGAGAATCCGGGCGGCCAGCGTTGGGGCCAGGGCTGCCTCCTGGATGCGCCCCGCCAGGGCGTCGCGCACACCTTTGTCGCCGATGTGTCGGGGCTGAAACGAGTTGAGTTGGTGCTGCGCACCCCGGCGGGAGAAAGCCGCCTGGCCATGCGCAACCAGGGCCCCTATCCCAGCCAGACCGGGGCCCGGGTGACGGCAGACTACTTCACCGCCGACCTGCCCGTTGGGGCCGGCGACATGCGTTATTTCATCGAGGCGGAAGACCAACTCGGCAATCTGTCCCGAGGGGCCTTGGAACGTATCTGGCTGGCGTGA
- a CDS encoding MFS transporter, with translation MLHAIRSLPRTVWLIGLISLLNDSASEMIYPLVPLYLAAVLMAGPRALGLIEGIAEATASLLKLFSGVIVDRTQRAKPWVVGGYGLAGFARPLIAFTTSWPGVALLRFGDRVGKGLRSSPRDALLAASVEPGVRGLAFGLHRAMDNAGAVVGPLLAALLLGLGWTLREVILFAAVPAVACLIMALSLREPPLDAARLTPPTFSWRLAGLPPAFKRYLVVVGLFTLGNSSNMFLLLRAHELGLPQAQVPLAWAAVSLVATLCSTPLSALSDRIGRVRLIVAGWLAYGLFYLGLGLLPPGTPLALFGLFAFYGIFMAATEGVEKALVADLAPPALRGTAFGWFNLTAGLLLLPASLLFGALYQGVGALAAFGISAACAGAAAFLLPVWALHGTPDDCSNPPRS, from the coding sequence ATGCTCCACGCCATCAGATCCCTGCCCCGCACCGTCTGGCTGATCGGCCTGATCAGCCTGCTCAACGATTCGGCATCGGAGATGATCTATCCGTTGGTACCGCTCTATCTGGCGGCGGTGCTGATGGCCGGTCCGCGCGCCCTGGGGCTCATCGAAGGTATCGCCGAGGCCACCGCCAGCCTGTTGAAGCTCTTTTCTGGCGTCATCGTGGACCGCACCCAGCGGGCCAAGCCCTGGGTGGTGGGGGGCTATGGCTTGGCGGGCTTTGCGCGACCGCTGATCGCGTTCACCACCAGTTGGCCCGGGGTGGCACTGCTGCGCTTCGGCGATCGGGTCGGCAAGGGCCTGCGCAGTTCCCCGCGCGACGCCCTGCTCGCCGCCAGTGTTGAGCCCGGGGTGCGCGGCCTGGCCTTCGGGTTGCACCGGGCCATGGACAACGCGGGCGCCGTGGTGGGACCGCTGCTGGCGGCCCTGTTGCTGGGTCTTGGTTGGACACTGCGGGAGGTCATCCTGTTCGCCGCTGTCCCCGCCGTCGCCTGCCTGATCATGGCCTTGTCGCTGCGCGAGCCGCCACTGGATGCGGCGCGCCTCACGCCGCCGACCTTCTCCTGGCGCCTGGCGGGATTGCCACCCGCCTTCAAGCGCTATCTGGTCGTGGTGGGCCTGTTCACCCTGGGCAACTCCTCGAATATGTTCCTGCTGTTGCGCGCCCATGAACTGGGCCTGCCGCAGGCCCAGGTGCCGTTGGCCTGGGCGGCGGTGTCGCTCGTTGCCACGCTGTGTTCGACCCCCTTGTCGGCCCTGTCCGACCGGATCGGACGGGTGCGCCTGATCGTCGCCGGTTGGTTGGCCTATGGGTTGTTCTATCTCGGTCTCGGACTGCTGCCGCCCGGGACACCGCTCGCCCTGTTCGGCCTGTTCGCCTTCTACGGCATCTTCATGGCCGCGACCGAGGGCGTGGAAAAGGCCCTGGTGGCGGACCTCGCACCGCCGGCCTTGCGCGGGACAGCCTTCGGCTGGTTCAACCTGACCGCAGGGCTGCTACTCCTACCGGCCTCGCTGCTGTTCGGCGCCCTGTACCAAGGTGTCGGGGCGCTTGCCGCCTTCGGTATCTCGGCCGCCTGTGCTGGCGCCGCAGCCTTCCTGCTACCGGTCTGGGCCTTACACGGCACTCCTGACGACTGCTCCAATCCACCCAGGAGCTGA
- a CDS encoding haloacid dehalogenase-like hydrolase translates to MHRLLVLAALVLATLSVAADPLPSWKDGHAKQAITRFVTDVTNAGSQDFVPPAQRIAVFDNDGTLWVEQPMYTQLAFILDRVKALAPTHPEWQDQQPFKAALAGDLATLGAAGTEGLLQLAIATHSGMTGDEFETTSQDWMGAARHPRFQQPYTQLVFQPMLELLAYLRGNGFKTFIVSGGGADFMRPWSEAVYGIPPEQVIGSQIQLAFAVRDGKAVMVREPKVIFIDDGAGKPVGIARHIGRRPILAFGNSDGDLEMLQWTTGGAGRRLGLILHHTDGEREYAYDRQSPFGRLDKAMDLVPRNGWVLVSMKDDWSQVFAPAP, encoded by the coding sequence ATGCACCGACTTTTGGTACTCGCCGCCTTGGTCCTCGCGACCCTGTCCGTGGCCGCTGACCCGCTACCCTCCTGGAAAGATGGCCACGCCAAGCAGGCCATTACCCGCTTCGTCACGGACGTGACGAACGCCGGGAGTCAGGACTTCGTGCCGCCGGCCCAGCGCATCGCCGTCTTCGATAACGACGGGACCCTGTGGGTGGAGCAGCCCATGTACACCCAACTCGCCTTCATACTGGATCGGGTGAAGGCCCTGGCGCCCACGCACCCGGAGTGGCAAGATCAGCAGCCCTTTAAGGCCGCCCTGGCGGGCGACCTGGCGACCCTGGGGGCCGCTGGGACCGAGGGGCTGTTGCAACTCGCCATCGCGACCCACAGCGGCATGACCGGTGACGAGTTCGAGACAACCTCCCAGGACTGGATGGGTGCTGCCCGCCACCCGCGTTTCCAGCAGCCCTATACGCAACTCGTCTTCCAGCCCATGCTGGAACTCCTGGCGTATCTGCGCGGAAACGGTTTCAAGACCTTCATCGTCTCCGGTGGCGGGGCCGACTTCATGCGCCCCTGGTCCGAGGCGGTCTATGGCATCCCGCCGGAGCAGGTGATCGGCTCCCAGATCCAGCTGGCCTTTGCGGTGCGCGACGGCAAGGCGGTTATGGTGCGTGAGCCCAAGGTGATCTTCATCGATGATGGGGCCGGCAAGCCGGTGGGTATTGCGCGCCACATCGGACGCCGGCCCATCCTGGCCTTCGGCAATTCCGACGGGGACCTGGAGATGCTGCAATGGACGACCGGCGGGGCGGGACGGCGGCTCGGCCTGATTCTGCATCACACTGATGGTGAGCGGGAATACGCCTATGATCGCCAGAGCCCCTTCGGGCGGCTCGATAAGGCCATGGACCTTGTGCCGCGGAACGGCTGGGTGCTGGTCTCGATGAAGGACGATTGGTCACAGGTGTTTGCGCCGGCACCCTGA
- a CDS encoding ATP-binding cassette domain-containing protein — MRSSSSDLPQRPTTRNLKPLMRLLGFVRPYFGRVLLAVLALLVAAGAVLAFGQVIREVVDTGLKVGSEAALNRSLQLFLAVVLTMAGAILARSYLLSWIGERVIADIRAAVFGRVLGLDVGFFETTRTGEIISRLTSDTTLLQTVVGSTLAMALRASLLVIGGLVMLALTSPRLTGLVLLGTPLVILPLWLLGSRLRRLSRASQDRVADVGAYVDEVLHAIRTVQAFCHEAIDRQRYRERVEAAFGTALRRALLSAALGAIATALTFGAIGAVLWVGGREVLAGQMSGGELSAFLFYAVLVASSIGGLSEIVGELLRGAGASERLMELLATESGIRAPAHPRSLPRPAQGRIEIQDLSFAYPAHPDLQVVKDLSLLIQPGEKVALVGPSGGGKTTLFQLLLRFYDPQTGALRFDGLDLRDLEPGELRRQIALVPQDPVIFGADAWENIRYGLDEVPDAAVRRAADAAHASEFLDRLPNGFHTFLGERGVRLSGGQRQRLAIARAILRDPVLLLLDEATSALDAESERLVQLALTELMVGRTSIVIAHRLATVRQVDRILVLDQGCLVAAGTHEALMAQGELYARLASLQFREQAH; from the coding sequence ATGCGCTCTTCCTCCTCCGACCTCCCGCAGAGGCCCACCACCCGTAATCTCAAGCCCCTGATGCGCCTGCTGGGCTTCGTGCGGCCCTACTTCGGCCGGGTGCTGCTGGCCGTGTTAGCCCTCCTGGTGGCCGCCGGGGCCGTGCTGGCCTTTGGCCAGGTGATCCGGGAAGTGGTGGACACCGGGCTCAAGGTGGGCTCCGAGGCCGCCCTCAATCGCTCCCTCCAACTCTTCCTCGCCGTGGTGCTGACCATGGCCGGGGCCATCCTGGCCCGATCCTACCTGCTGAGCTGGATCGGCGAGCGGGTCATCGCCGATATCCGCGCGGCGGTCTTTGGCCGGGTCCTGGGGCTGGACGTGGGCTTCTTCGAGACGACGCGCACCGGTGAGATCATCTCGCGCCTGACCTCGGACACCACCCTGCTCCAGACCGTGGTGGGCTCCACCCTCGCCATGGCCCTGCGCGCCTCCCTGCTGGTGATCGGCGGGCTCGTCATGCTGGCCCTCACCAGCCCCCGCTTGACTGGACTGGTGCTGCTGGGCACGCCCTTGGTGATCTTGCCCCTCTGGCTGCTCGGCTCCCGCCTGCGGCGCCTGTCCCGGGCCAGCCAGGACCGGGTCGCCGACGTCGGGGCCTATGTGGACGAGGTGCTCCACGCCATTCGCACCGTCCAGGCCTTTTGCCACGAGGCCATTGACCGGCAACGCTACCGTGAGCGGGTGGAGGCGGCCTTCGGCACCGCCCTGCGCCGCGCCCTCCTGAGCGCCGCCCTGGGCGCCATCGCCACGGCCCTGACCTTCGGGGCCATCGGCGCCGTCCTGTGGGTCGGCGGGCGCGAAGTGCTGGCGGGCCAGATGAGCGGTGGCGAACTCTCCGCCTTCCTCTTCTATGCCGTGCTGGTGGCGAGTTCCATCGGCGGCCTGAGCGAGATCGTCGGCGAGCTGCTGCGCGGCGCCGGGGCCAGTGAGCGGTTGATGGAACTGCTGGCCACCGAGAGCGGCATTCGCGCCCCGGCTCACCCCCGGTCCCTGCCGCGGCCAGCCCAGGGGCGGATCGAAATCCAGGATCTGAGTTTCGCCTACCCGGCTCATCCGGACCTACAGGTCGTCAAGGACCTGTCCCTGCTGATCCAGCCGGGGGAAAAGGTGGCCCTGGTCGGCCCCTCGGGGGGCGGCAAGACCACCCTCTTCCAACTCCTGCTGCGTTTCTACGACCCCCAGACGGGCGCCCTGCGCTTTGATGGTCTGGATCTGCGTGACCTGGAACCGGGGGAGTTGCGTCGCCAGATCGCCCTGGTCCCCCAGGATCCGGTGATCTTTGGCGCCGACGCCTGGGAGAATATCCGCTACGGCCTGGATGAGGTGCCCGACGCGGCAGTGCGCCGTGCCGCGGACGCCGCCCACGCCAGCGAGTTCCTGGACCGGCTCCCGAATGGTTTCCACACCTTCCTGGGCGAGCGGGGGGTGCGTCTCTCCGGGGGGCAGCGCCAGCGGCTCGCCATCGCCCGCGCCATCCTCCGGGACCCGGTCCTGCTCCTGCTGGACGAGGCTACCAGCGCCCTGGACGCGGAGAGCGAACGCCTGGTGCAACTGGCCCTGACGGAGCTGATGGTGGGCCGTACCAGCATCGTCATCGCCCATCGCCTGGCGACGGTTCGCCAGGTCGATCGCATCCTGGTGCTCGATCAGGGCTGCCTGGTGGCGGCCGGCACCCACGAGGCCTTGATGGCCCAAGGCGAACTCTACGCTCGCCTGGCATCCCTTCAGTTTCGGGAGCAGGCCCATTAG
- a CDS encoding dioxygenase yields the protein MPTWFIPHGGGPCFFMDWNPPHAWNRMAAFLKGVAATLPQRPEAILVVSAHWLESGFNVTSAPRPELIYDYYGFPPHTYALRYPAPGEPRLASRITELLGQANLASHADPSRGFDHGMFIPLMLMFPDAGIPVVQVSLRRDLDPARHLLAGQALAPLRDEGVLILGSGMSFHNMRGYGDPRFGPISDQFDAWLTAAVQAEAGERQRLLVDWAQAPGARLSHPPRAEEHLLPLMVVAGAAPDQPGQRVFSDRVMETTLSAFRFG from the coding sequence ATGCCGACCTGGTTCATCCCCCATGGCGGTGGTCCCTGCTTTTTCATGGACTGGAACCCACCCCATGCCTGGAACAGGATGGCGGCCTTCCTCAAGGGGGTGGCCGCCACCTTGCCCCAGCGTCCCGAGGCTATCCTCGTTGTTTCGGCACACTGGCTGGAGTCCGGCTTCAACGTCACCAGTGCTCCCAGGCCGGAGCTTATCTATGATTATTATGGCTTTCCGCCACACACCTACGCCTTGCGGTATCCCGCCCCTGGGGAGCCCCGCTTGGCGTCACGCATCACCGAGCTGCTGGGGCAGGCCAATCTGGCCTCGCACGCCGACCCGAGCCGGGGCTTCGACCATGGGATGTTTATCCCGCTGATGCTGATGTTTCCCGACGCGGGCATCCCGGTCGTACAAGTCTCGCTGCGCCGGGACCTGGACCCCGCACGCCATTTGCTGGCGGGTCAAGCCCTGGCGCCCCTGCGCGACGAAGGCGTCCTGATCCTGGGCAGTGGTATGAGCTTTCACAACATGCGGGGCTATGGCGATCCCCGCTTCGGCCCCATCTCCGACCAGTTCGATGCCTGGCTGACCGCCGCCGTGCAAGCGGAGGCGGGAGAGCGCCAGCGCTTGCTAGTCGATTGGGCGCAAGCGCCCGGGGCGCGGTTATCTCACCCCCCGCGGGCGGAGGAGCATCTGCTGCCCTTGATGGTGGTGGCCGGCGCGGCCCCCGATCAGCCTGGACAGCGCGTCTTCAGCGACCGGGTGATGGAAACCACCCTGTCGGCTTTCCGTTTTGGCTGA
- a CDS encoding arylsulfatase translates to MKQRPIESTAPRVRPGGRRGLAALVLTLATLGVISPAGAADKPNILVIWGDDIGTWNISHNNRGMMGYQTLNIDRIANEGVGFTDYYAQQSCTAGRAAFIGGSVPVRSGMTKVGLPGAKEGWQKTDVTMATVLKSQGYATGQFGKNHQGDRDEHLPTLHGFDEFLGNLYHLNAEEEPENLDYPKNPEFKKKFGPRGVLHTWADGQGGQRIEDTGPLTKKRMETIDEETVAAAIDFMTRQAKADKPFFVWWNGTRMHFRTHVKAEHRGISGQDEYSDGMVEHDGQVGQLLKTIDDLGLANNTIVMYSTDNGPHYNTWPDAGTTPFRSEKNSNWEGAYRVPAFVRWPGHFPANTTLNGIVAHEDWLPTFAAVAGAPDIKDRLLTGVDINGRHYKNHLDGYSQLDYLTGKTKVSPRNEFWYVNDDGAVVAARYQDWKIVFLENRGEAFGVWREPFVELRVPLIFNLRRDPFEKAQHNANIYDDWLLDRAFVIAPIQGLAAKFLMSMQEFPPSQTPGSFNLSKIHEQLNKTMGN, encoded by the coding sequence ATGAAGCAACGACCCATCGAATCAACCGCCCCGCGGGTCCGCCCAGGTGGCCGGCGCGGTCTGGCCGCGCTGGTCTTGACCCTGGCGACGCTCGGCGTCATCAGCCCCGCGGGCGCGGCCGACAAGCCCAACATCCTGGTCATCTGGGGCGATGACATCGGCACTTGGAACATCAGCCACAATAACCGCGGCATGATGGGCTACCAGACGCTCAATATCGACCGGATCGCCAACGAGGGCGTCGGCTTCACCGATTACTATGCGCAGCAAAGCTGCACGGCGGGCCGCGCGGCCTTTATCGGCGGGTCGGTGCCGGTACGTTCCGGCATGACCAAGGTTGGCCTGCCGGGGGCGAAGGAAGGCTGGCAGAAGACCGACGTCACCATGGCCACGGTGCTGAAAAGCCAGGGCTATGCCACCGGTCAATTCGGCAAGAATCACCAGGGTGATCGTGACGAGCACCTGCCGACCCTGCACGGGTTCGACGAGTTTCTCGGCAATCTGTATCACCTCAATGCCGAGGAAGAGCCGGAGAATCTGGACTACCCCAAGAATCCGGAATTCAAGAAGAAATTCGGACCGCGTGGCGTGCTGCATACCTGGGCGGACGGCCAGGGCGGGCAGCGGATTGAAGACACGGGCCCCCTGACCAAGAAGCGCATGGAGACGATCGACGAGGAAACCGTCGCCGCCGCGATTGACTTCATGACCCGCCAGGCCAAGGCCGACAAGCCCTTCTTCGTCTGGTGGAACGGGACCCGCATGCACTTTCGCACCCATGTGAAGGCAGAGCATCGCGGCATCTCCGGACAGGACGAATACAGCGACGGCATGGTTGAGCACGACGGCCAGGTCGGGCAATTGCTCAAGACCATCGATGACCTGGGCCTGGCCAACAACACCATTGTCATGTATTCCACGGACAATGGCCCCCACTACAACACCTGGCCGGATGCTGGCACCACCCCCTTCCGCAGCGAGAAAAACTCCAACTGGGAAGGCGCCTATCGGGTGCCGGCCTTCGTTCGCTGGCCCGGGCATTTCCCGGCGAACACCACGCTCAACGGCATCGTCGCCCACGAAGACTGGTTGCCGACCTTCGCCGCCGTGGCGGGCGCACCGGACATCAAAGACCGGTTGCTGACGGGGGTGGACATCAACGGTCGTCACTACAAGAACCACCTCGACGGTTACAGTCAGCTCGACTATCTCACCGGGAAGACCAAGGTCTCGCCACGTAACGAATTCTGGTACGTCAATGATGACGGCGCGGTCGTTGCCGCGCGCTATCAGGATTGGAAGATCGTCTTCCTGGAGAACCGCGGAGAGGCCTTCGGCGTCTGGCGCGAACCCTTCGTGGAGTTGCGCGTGCCGCTGATCTTCAACCTACGGCGTGACCCCTTCGAGAAGGCCCAGCACAACGCCAACATCTATGACGACTGGCTTCTTGATCGTGCCTTCGTGATTGCCCCGATCCAGGGCCTGGCCGCCAAATTCCTGATGTCGATGCAGGAGTTTCCGCCGAGTCAGACGCCGGGTTCGTTCAACCTGAGCAAGATCCACGAGCAGTTGAATAAAACGATGGGCAATTAG
- a CDS encoding EAL domain-containing protein, producing MNPPRTGSVRRQFLSLRWQALFALSLVLLVINGTQAVMAYRYSRAQFELQQSGIRGNQVRQLRGLLAHNLDDLTRLVKLLSLLGTEEGGLAKHDLGERLASGLAGEGILLGLEWDLQSIYWLTSSGEQTLVWPSEAPALGDDLIAELTRKDDSLTQVLACRSECLQFLAAPILWRGKFAGTLVAGRSLADALLAFNLLTGAEVAVFSVTEASAGGVAPPRFPAMTHPSLTEPIIRTLWPDLVAVSNATLAPANGMNHQILGELGGRWYEIFSVDHLVPGVSALVVNEVTAENQAIQAATRNSVLLGLVGLALSGALLFWLGHFSVGRLRRIAIALPLLAEKRYTELRESLPAIGGRLTPEDELDQLSETAQALTDRMELLQLDREKAESRLVWLADHDPLTQLYNRRRFREDFERVLDQARRYEHTGAILFLDLDQFKDVNDLSGHSVGDVMLQRVAEQLIRLVRPSDTLARVGGDEFALILPESRAADAQACAERIQAAVHSIQVRDRERIHRVTVSIGIALFPDQGQDLQELLANADIALFQAKEKGAGRLHLFSLDDRAREQVDARLTWRDKIAEGLRDDRFVLHFQPIVTIATGSIHHWEVLLRLRDRRGKLVCPDRFIPVAEKTGQIQAIDHWVLAQAIQCLGREPSLRLGINLSGRAMDDPALPLEIERLLGEHRVEPTRLSFEVTETAAVSSLVKATELMKAVQRLGCGFVLDDFGTGYASYAYLRRLPVDEVKIDGAFIRDLAKNREDRIFVKAITDMAHGMGKRVTAEYVETEAIYEILGELGVDFAQGYFPGRPKPEAEQGPWPRAGARYKGFCIP from the coding sequence ATGAATCCTCCACGCACGGGGTCTGTTCGGCGGCAATTCCTGAGTCTGCGTTGGCAGGCCCTGTTTGCCCTGTCCCTAGTGCTCCTGGTGATCAATGGCACCCAGGCCGTCATGGCCTATCGCTATTCAAGGGCGCAATTCGAACTCCAGCAGTCGGGCATACGAGGGAATCAGGTCCGGCAGTTGCGCGGCCTGTTGGCCCATAACCTCGATGATTTGACCAGGCTGGTGAAGTTGTTATCGCTCCTAGGCACCGAGGAGGGGGGCCTTGCCAAGCACGATTTGGGCGAACGGTTGGCGAGCGGACTGGCGGGCGAGGGGATCCTGCTGGGCCTGGAATGGGATCTCCAATCCATTTATTGGCTCACCTCGTCCGGCGAGCAGACCCTGGTCTGGCCTTCGGAGGCACCGGCCCTGGGGGATGACCTGATTGCCGAACTTACCCGCAAGGACGACAGCCTAACTCAAGTGCTGGCTTGCCGATCGGAATGCCTCCAGTTCCTGGCCGCGCCCATCCTGTGGCGGGGGAAATTCGCGGGGACCCTGGTGGCGGGGCGTTCCCTGGCCGATGCCTTGCTCGCTTTCAATCTCCTCACCGGGGCCGAGGTGGCGGTGTTCTCCGTGACCGAGGCCTCCGCCGGCGGAGTGGCGCCGCCGCGCTTTCCGGCGATGACCCACCCAAGCCTGACCGAACCCATCATTCGCACCTTGTGGCCCGATCTGGTGGCGGTCTCCAATGCGACCCTTGCCCCCGCTAACGGCATGAACCATCAGATCCTCGGGGAGTTGGGGGGGCGGTGGTACGAGATTTTTAGTGTCGATCACCTGGTCCCTGGAGTCAGCGCCCTGGTGGTTAACGAAGTGACCGCGGAAAACCAGGCGATACAGGCCGCCACCCGCAACAGTGTGTTGTTGGGCCTGGTCGGTCTGGCCCTTTCGGGAGCCCTGCTGTTCTGGCTTGGCCACTTCTCGGTGGGGCGCCTGCGCCGCATCGCCATCGCCCTGCCCCTCCTGGCGGAGAAACGTTACACGGAATTGCGGGAGAGCCTGCCAGCCATTGGTGGCCGGCTGACTCCCGAGGATGAACTGGACCAGTTGAGTGAGACCGCCCAGGCCCTGACCGATCGTATGGAACTGCTCCAGCTTGATCGCGAGAAGGCCGAGAGCCGCCTGGTCTGGCTGGCGGATCATGACCCCTTAACGCAGCTATACAATCGACGGCGTTTTCGCGAGGATTTCGAAAGGGTCCTCGACCAAGCGCGGCGCTACGAGCACACGGGTGCCATCTTGTTCCTGGATCTTGATCAGTTCAAGGATGTCAATGACCTGAGTGGCCACTCAGTGGGTGATGTCATGTTGCAACGGGTCGCGGAACAGTTGATCAGGCTGGTCCGTCCGAGCGACACCCTGGCCCGCGTCGGCGGCGACGAATTTGCCCTGATCCTGCCGGAAAGTCGGGCCGCGGATGCCCAGGCCTGCGCAGAGCGTATCCAGGCCGCGGTGCACTCCATTCAGGTGCGCGATCGGGAGCGTATCCACCGGGTTACGGTCAGCATCGGTATTGCCCTATTTCCGGACCAGGGCCAAGACCTTCAGGAATTGCTAGCCAATGCCGATATTGCCTTGTTTCAGGCCAAGGAGAAGGGGGCTGGGCGCTTACATCTGTTTTCCCTCGATGACCGGGCGCGGGAGCAGGTGGATGCCCGGCTCACCTGGCGGGACAAGATCGCGGAGGGCCTCCGCGACGATCGTTTCGTACTGCACTTCCAGCCCATCGTGACCATCGCTACGGGCAGCATCCACCATTGGGAGGTCCTGCTACGGCTGCGTGACCGTCGGGGAAAATTGGTATGTCCGGACCGTTTCATTCCGGTGGCGGAGAAAACGGGCCAGATTCAGGCCATCGATCACTGGGTCCTGGCTCAAGCCATCCAGTGTCTGGGACGGGAACCCAGCCTGCGGTTGGGGATCAACCTGTCCGGCCGCGCCATGGATGACCCGGCCCTCCCGCTGGAAATCGAACGGTTGCTTGGGGAGCATCGGGTTGAACCGACGCGCCTGAGCTTCGAGGTCACCGAGACCGCCGCGGTATCCAGCCTCGTCAAGGCGACCGAACTCATGAAGGCTGTCCAGCGCCTCGGTTGCGGTTTTGTCCTGGACGATTTTGGCACCGGCTACGCCTCTTATGCCTATTTACGGCGGCTCCCGGTGGATGAGGTCAAGATCGATGGTGCCTTCATCCGGGACTTGGCCAAGAACCGGGAGGACCGGATCTTCGTCAAGGCTATCACCGACATGGCCCACGGCATGGGCAAGCGGGTGACGGCGGAATACGTCGAGACCGAGGCGATTTACGAGATCCTGGGCGAACTGGGCGTGGACTTTGCCCAGGGTTATTTTCCCGGTCGCCCCAAGCCGGAAGCCGAACAGGGCCCCTGGCCCCGGGCCGGTGCACGGTACAAGGGCTTCTGCATTCCCTAA